The Helianthus annuus cultivar XRQ/B chromosome 16, HanXRQr2.0-SUNRISE, whole genome shotgun sequence genome includes a window with the following:
- the LOC110918734 gene encoding binding partner of ACD11 1 isoform X1, which translates to MAATESKTETEVPPTTGNASETKTVEVSNVSMTVTEKDIREFFSFSGNIHYVEMKSESETTQRAFVTFKESKGAHTALLLTGATIGDLLVSLSPVENYQLPAGAPPLTPQTDTDGKSEVAQQAEEVVSTMLAKGFVLGKDALQKAKSFDEKHQLTSNASATAVSIDQKMGLTQKLSTGTAVVNEKMKEVDERYQVSEATKSAVTKAEKKANDAGSALMSNKYVSNGAVWIAGAFAAVAKAAEGVGSKTKKKVHEAEEEKEGSKTKDSVQKAEGSNKDSSVSPVKPSNENNKLPNQ; encoded by the exons ATGGCTGCAACTGAATCGAAAACTGAAACAGAAGTTCCCCCAACAACCGGGAATGCTTCAGAA ACGAAAACCGTGGAAGTGAGTAATGTCTCAATGACGGTCACTGAGAAGGATATCCGAGAATTCTTCTCATTTTCGGGAAATATCCATTATgttgaaatgaaaag TGAAAGTGAAACCACCCAACGCGCGTTTGTCACCTTCAAGGAATCAAAGGGAGCACATACAGCACTTCTTTTGACA GGAGCCACGATCGGCGATTTATTAGTTTCACTAAGCCCGGTTGAGAATTACCAGTTGCCTGCGGGGGCTCCTCCTCTAACACCG CAGACAGATACAGATGGGAAATCTGAAGTTGCACAACAGGCAGAAGAAGTGGTAAGCACGATGCTTGCAAAGGGTTTCGTTCTGGGAAAAGACGCGCTACAAAAGGCGAAGTCGTTTGACGAGAAACACCAGTTGACATCGAACGCTTCTGCGACCGCTGTTTCCATTGACCAAAAGATGGGTTTGACTCAGAAGTTAAGTACGGGGACAGCTGTCGTGAATGAAAAGATGAAAGAAGTCGACGAACGTTACCAAGTATCCGAAGCAACAAAGTCCGCTGTTACTAAAGCCGAGAAGAAGGCGAATGATGCTGGTTCCGCTCTCATGAGCAACAAATATGTATCCAATGGAGCTGTGTGGATCGCGGGTGCTTTTGCTGCGGTTGCAAAGGCAGCTGAAGGTGTTGGGTCCAAGACTAAGAAAAAGGTTCATGAAGCCGAAGAGGAAAAGGAGGGTTCAAAGACTAAAGACTCGGTTCAGAAAGCTGAGGGTTCAAATAAAGACTCTTCTGTGTCACCTGTCAAaccatccaatgaaaacaacaaACTTCCAAATCAGTGA
- the LOC110918734 gene encoding binding partner of ACD11 1 isoform X4, translating into MAATESKTETEVPPTTGNASETKTVEVSNVSMTVTEKDIREFFSFSGNIHYVEMKSESETTQRAFVTFKESKGAHTALLLTTDTDGKSEVAQQAEEVVSTMLAKGFVLGKDALQKAKSFDEKHQLTSNASATAVSIDQKMGLTQKLSTGTAVVNEKMKEVDERYQVSEATKSAVTKAEKKANDAGSALMSNKYVSNGAVWIAGAFAAVAKAAEGVGSKTKKKVHEAEEEKEGSKTKDSVQKAEGSNKDSSVSPVKPSNENNKLPNQ; encoded by the exons ATGGCTGCAACTGAATCGAAAACTGAAACAGAAGTTCCCCCAACAACCGGGAATGCTTCAGAA ACGAAAACCGTGGAAGTGAGTAATGTCTCAATGACGGTCACTGAGAAGGATATCCGAGAATTCTTCTCATTTTCGGGAAATATCCATTATgttgaaatgaaaag TGAAAGTGAAACCACCCAACGCGCGTTTGTCACCTTCAAGGAATCAAAGGGAGCACATACAGCACTTCTTTTGACA ACAGATACAGATGGGAAATCTGAAGTTGCACAACAGGCAGAAGAAGTGGTAAGCACGATGCTTGCAAAGGGTTTCGTTCTGGGAAAAGACGCGCTACAAAAGGCGAAGTCGTTTGACGAGAAACACCAGTTGACATCGAACGCTTCTGCGACCGCTGTTTCCATTGACCAAAAGATGGGTTTGACTCAGAAGTTAAGTACGGGGACAGCTGTCGTGAATGAAAAGATGAAAGAAGTCGACGAACGTTACCAAGTATCCGAAGCAACAAAGTCCGCTGTTACTAAAGCCGAGAAGAAGGCGAATGATGCTGGTTCCGCTCTCATGAGCAACAAATATGTATCCAATGGAGCTGTGTGGATCGCGGGTGCTTTTGCTGCGGTTGCAAAGGCAGCTGAAGGTGTTGGGTCCAAGACTAAGAAAAAGGTTCATGAAGCCGAAGAGGAAAAGGAGGGTTCAAAGACTAAAGACTCGGTTCAGAAAGCTGAGGGTTCAAATAAAGACTCTTCTGTGTCACCTGTCAAaccatccaatgaaaacaacaaACTTCCAAATCAGTGA
- the LOC110918734 gene encoding binding partner of ACD11 1 isoform X3, whose protein sequence is MAATESKTETEVPPTTGNASETKTVEVSNVSMTVTEKDIREFFSFSGNIHYVEMKSESETTQRAFVTFKESKGAHTALLLTQTDTDGKSEVAQQAEEVVSTMLAKGFVLGKDALQKAKSFDEKHQLTSNASATAVSIDQKMGLTQKLSTGTAVVNEKMKEVDERYQVSEATKSAVTKAEKKANDAGSALMSNKYVSNGAVWIAGAFAAVAKAAEGVGSKTKKKVHEAEEEKEGSKTKDSVQKAEGSNKDSSVSPVKPSNENNKLPNQ, encoded by the exons ATGGCTGCAACTGAATCGAAAACTGAAACAGAAGTTCCCCCAACAACCGGGAATGCTTCAGAA ACGAAAACCGTGGAAGTGAGTAATGTCTCAATGACGGTCACTGAGAAGGATATCCGAGAATTCTTCTCATTTTCGGGAAATATCCATTATgttgaaatgaaaag TGAAAGTGAAACCACCCAACGCGCGTTTGTCACCTTCAAGGAATCAAAGGGAGCACATACAGCACTTCTTTTGACA CAGACAGATACAGATGGGAAATCTGAAGTTGCACAACAGGCAGAAGAAGTGGTAAGCACGATGCTTGCAAAGGGTTTCGTTCTGGGAAAAGACGCGCTACAAAAGGCGAAGTCGTTTGACGAGAAACACCAGTTGACATCGAACGCTTCTGCGACCGCTGTTTCCATTGACCAAAAGATGGGTTTGACTCAGAAGTTAAGTACGGGGACAGCTGTCGTGAATGAAAAGATGAAAGAAGTCGACGAACGTTACCAAGTATCCGAAGCAACAAAGTCCGCTGTTACTAAAGCCGAGAAGAAGGCGAATGATGCTGGTTCCGCTCTCATGAGCAACAAATATGTATCCAATGGAGCTGTGTGGATCGCGGGTGCTTTTGCTGCGGTTGCAAAGGCAGCTGAAGGTGTTGGGTCCAAGACTAAGAAAAAGGTTCATGAAGCCGAAGAGGAAAAGGAGGGTTCAAAGACTAAAGACTCGGTTCAGAAAGCTGAGGGTTCAAATAAAGACTCTTCTGTGTCACCTGTCAAaccatccaatgaaaacaacaaACTTCCAAATCAGTGA
- the LOC110918734 gene encoding binding partner of ACD11 1 isoform X2, which translates to MAATESKTETEVPPTTGNASETKTVEVSNVSMTVTEKDIREFFSFSGNIHYVEMKSESETTQRAFVTFKESKGAHTALLLTGATIGDLLVSLSPVENYQLPAGAPPLTPTDTDGKSEVAQQAEEVVSTMLAKGFVLGKDALQKAKSFDEKHQLTSNASATAVSIDQKMGLTQKLSTGTAVVNEKMKEVDERYQVSEATKSAVTKAEKKANDAGSALMSNKYVSNGAVWIAGAFAAVAKAAEGVGSKTKKKVHEAEEEKEGSKTKDSVQKAEGSNKDSSVSPVKPSNENNKLPNQ; encoded by the exons ATGGCTGCAACTGAATCGAAAACTGAAACAGAAGTTCCCCCAACAACCGGGAATGCTTCAGAA ACGAAAACCGTGGAAGTGAGTAATGTCTCAATGACGGTCACTGAGAAGGATATCCGAGAATTCTTCTCATTTTCGGGAAATATCCATTATgttgaaatgaaaag TGAAAGTGAAACCACCCAACGCGCGTTTGTCACCTTCAAGGAATCAAAGGGAGCACATACAGCACTTCTTTTGACA GGAGCCACGATCGGCGATTTATTAGTTTCACTAAGCCCGGTTGAGAATTACCAGTTGCCTGCGGGGGCTCCTCCTCTAACACCG ACAGATACAGATGGGAAATCTGAAGTTGCACAACAGGCAGAAGAAGTGGTAAGCACGATGCTTGCAAAGGGTTTCGTTCTGGGAAAAGACGCGCTACAAAAGGCGAAGTCGTTTGACGAGAAACACCAGTTGACATCGAACGCTTCTGCGACCGCTGTTTCCATTGACCAAAAGATGGGTTTGACTCAGAAGTTAAGTACGGGGACAGCTGTCGTGAATGAAAAGATGAAAGAAGTCGACGAACGTTACCAAGTATCCGAAGCAACAAAGTCCGCTGTTACTAAAGCCGAGAAGAAGGCGAATGATGCTGGTTCCGCTCTCATGAGCAACAAATATGTATCCAATGGAGCTGTGTGGATCGCGGGTGCTTTTGCTGCGGTTGCAAAGGCAGCTGAAGGTGTTGGGTCCAAGACTAAGAAAAAGGTTCATGAAGCCGAAGAGGAAAAGGAGGGTTCAAAGACTAAAGACTCGGTTCAGAAAGCTGAGGGTTCAAATAAAGACTCTTCTGTGTCACCTGTCAAaccatccaatgaaaacaacaaACTTCCAAATCAGTGA
- the LOC110918735 gene encoding miraculin: MKFKLLIPYLLSTLLSSCYITSTQSLQTTIVAATTATTPFDSDGHEIQPGLKYYITPAQSNDSGGGLSLAIRGGICPPFVVQENTQLSKGLTLRFLPLDNKQNAIYLSSDLNILFNAATICVQSTVWKLSNGVGSGGGGSDDMVAGRKYYVRSGGIIGRPGVGTVSNWFRIEKAGDIGYKIVFCPSVCSSCKVVCGDVGVLEENGKRWLALVDQPLVFTLKKA, from the coding sequence ATGAAATTCAAGCTTTTAATCCCATATCTCTTATCCACACTTCTATCCTCTTGTTATATAACATCCACCCAATCCCTACAAACGACCATTGTTGCCGCAACTACCGCCACAACGCCTTTTGACTCTGATGGTCATGAAATTCAACCGGGTCTAAAGTACTACATAACTCCAGCCCAATCCAACGACAGTGGTGGTGGCCTTTCTTTAGCGATACGAGGTGGTATTTGCCCACCTTTTGTCGTTCAAGAAAACACCCAACTCTCAAAAGGCCTCACTCTTCGGTTCTTACCACTCGACAACAAACAAAACGCCATATATCTATCTAGTGATCTCAATATTTTGTTCAATGCCGCAACAATATGTGTCCAATCCACTGTATGGAAGCTTAGTAACGGTGttggaagtggtggtggtggtagtgacGACATGGTGGCAGGACGAAAGTATTATGTGAGGAGTGGCGGCATCATAGGGCGGCCAGGGGTGGGCACCGTGAGCAATTGGTTTAGGATTGAGAAGGCTGGAGACATTGGGTACAAAATTGTGTTTTGTCCTAGTGTATGTAGTAGTTGTAAAGTTGTGTGTGGGGATGTTGGGGTGTTGGAGGAAAATGGGAAAAGATGGCTTGCTCTAGTTGACCAACCACTTGTTTTTACCTTAAAGAAGGCCTAA
- the LOC110917054 gene encoding uncharacterized protein LOC110917054, producing the protein MMITQQLKLKCEVEDCKWILNLLESKFFGSCIDHWNMRKNEKNMFCIDCNLCFCKHCVTGFKLCNRHHRRLQICRYVYHDVVRLQDIQKHLDCSNIQTYKINGEKAVHLNPRPQHKDSRPSKSKIYGTYCEACGRHIQEVPNRFCSIACKVSIIVVEDLKTQEHHKMVSYSFCKETYNDFEGLAIENESSFSSSLDSVEENTQRSPWLTSSLKAKKSVAHKRKGIPQRAPLR; encoded by the exons ATGATGATCACTCAACAGCTAAAGTTGAAGTGTGAAGTTGAAGATTGCAAATGGATATTAAATCTACTTGAAAGCAAGTTTTTCGGGTCATGTATCGATCACTGGAACATGAGGAAAAATGAAAAGAATATGTTTTGCATTGATTGTAATCTTtgtttttgtaaacattgtgttACTGGTTTCAAACTGTGTAACCGCCACCACCGTCGTCTTCAAATTTGCCGATATGTTTACCATGATGTTGTTCGTCTTCAAGATATTCAGAAACATCTTGATTGCTCCAATATTCAA ACATACAAAATTAATGGCGAAAAGGCGGTGCATTTGAATCCACGGCCTCAACATaaggactcgagaccatcaaaatcaaaaatttatggcacttattgtgaagcttgtggaaggCATATTCAAGAGGTCCCAAATCGCTTTTGTTCTATTGCTTGCAAG GTATCGATAATTGTTGTGGAAGATTTAAAAACACAAGAACACCACAAAATGGTGTCATATTCTTTTTGTAAGGAAACTTATAATGACTTTGAAGGCCTTGCTATTGAAAATGAATCATCATTCTCTTCATCACTTGACTCGGTTGAAGAAAATACTCAAAGAAGCCCTTGGTTAACTTCAAGTTTAAAGGCCAAAAAGAGTGTAGCTCATAAGAGAAAGGGTATTCCTCAAAGAGCTCCACTACGTTga